Proteins encoded within one genomic window of Formosa agariphila KMM 3901:
- a CDS encoding IS256 family transposase — MKPEDLLNEDFLKQFKNAPELTSFLEQLHKRGIEKLLEGELDAHLDYDKHKKSKAANLRNGYTKKKLKSVLGETEIQVPRDRDSSFNPLIVKKRESTTEGIENIIISLYAKGMSNSDIEEQIRELYDFNISTSTISRITDKITEDVIAWRNRPLEATYLIVWMDGIVFKVRENSKVINKTIYIAVGLRTDGKKEVLGLWLGKNESSAFWMSVLTDIKARGTQDILITATDNLNGFTDTIKTIFPKSTTQICVVHQIRNSCRYVVWKDKKEFTRDMKQIYTAPTKEAAKAALNDFKTKWDSKYSYAIKSWENNWDELTVFFDFPIEIRTIIYTTNLIENLNGKIRKYTKNKLSFPTDEAVMKSVFLALRESTKKWTMPIRNWGVILNQFLAIFENRIKL; from the coding sequence ATGAAACCAGAAGATTTATTAAACGAAGACTTTTTAAAACAATTCAAGAATGCACCAGAGCTAACATCCTTTTTAGAACAGTTGCACAAACGTGGTATTGAGAAGTTACTAGAAGGGGAACTAGATGCCCATTTAGACTACGATAAGCACAAAAAAAGTAAAGCAGCCAACCTTCGAAATGGTTACACTAAAAAGAAATTAAAATCCGTTTTAGGAGAAACAGAGATTCAAGTTCCTCGAGACCGTGATAGTTCTTTTAATCCTTTAATTGTAAAGAAAAGAGAAAGTACAACAGAAGGCATCGAAAATATTATTATATCGCTTTATGCCAAAGGCATGAGTAACAGTGATATTGAAGAACAAATACGTGAGCTGTACGATTTTAATATTTCTACATCCACTATTTCAAGGATTACAGATAAGATTACAGAAGATGTTATTGCTTGGCGGAACAGGCCTTTGGAGGCCACTTACCTAATTGTTTGGATGGATGGCATCGTATTTAAAGTTAGGGAAAACTCTAAAGTCATAAACAAGACTATTTATATTGCAGTAGGCCTGAGAACAGATGGCAAAAAGGAAGTCCTAGGATTATGGTTAGGTAAAAATGAATCTTCAGCCTTTTGGATGAGTGTTTTAACCGATATTAAAGCTCGAGGAACTCAAGATATACTTATCACAGCTACCGATAATTTAAATGGATTTACGGATACTATTAAAACTATTTTTCCGAAATCAACGACTCAAATTTGTGTTGTGCATCAAATAAGAAATTCGTGTCGTTACGTGGTCTGGAAGGACAAAAAGGAATTTACTCGTGACATGAAGCAAATCTATACTGCTCCTACAAAAGAAGCTGCCAAAGCTGCTTTAAATGACTTCAAAACTAAATGGGATTCTAAATATTCTTACGCCATTAAAAGTTGGGAAAATAATTGGGATGAGCTTACAGTATTCTTTGATTTTCCTATTGAAATAAGAACCATAATCTACACCACAAATCTTATAGAAAACCTAAATGGAAAGATACGGAAATACACAAAAAACAAACTCTCGTTTCCAACCGATGAAGCAGTTATGAAATCCGTGTTTTTAGCTTTGAGAGAAAGCACTAAAAAATGGACCATGCCAATCAGAAATTGGGGAGTGATACTAAATCAATTTTTAGCTATATTTGAAAACAGGATTAAGTTATAA
- a CDS encoding sterol desaturase family protein, whose translation MDLKNPYIFFSLLIALNIVAYLLNLGVSIFWDKIQKNKTSTTKKEILSSLLTLFINIVIAIPGFILWINGNIVFSNLNLWLTFIFLFLLMDFLMYVLHWASHNIYYLKNIHLKHHEHSESFNCVSLYYMSPWESVLFGLLVTIVTLLVPLNMYGFIMFLGFNWFYGVITHLNISNKNPHFLIFTTNFFHQNHHKLFHKNYGFYTFIWDKIFNTEKTN comes from the coding sequence ATGGACTTAAAGAACCCTTACATATTTTTTTCATTACTAATAGCTTTAAATATAGTTGCTTATTTATTAAATTTAGGAGTTAGTATTTTTTGGGATAAAATTCAAAAAAACAAAACGAGTACTACAAAAAAGGAAATACTGTCTTCATTACTTACATTATTTATAAATATAGTAATTGCTATTCCTGGGTTTATATTATGGATCAATGGAAATATTGTATTTTCTAACTTGAATTTATGGTTAACTTTTATATTTCTTTTCTTGTTAATGGATTTTTTAATGTATGTTCTACATTGGGCTTCTCATAATATATATTATTTAAAGAACATTCACTTAAAACATCATGAACATTCAGAAAGCTTTAATTGTGTTAGTTTATATTATATGTCCCCTTGGGAATCGGTACTATTTGGATTATTAGTAACTATAGTAACATTACTAGTTCCTCTTAATATGTATGGGTTTATAATGTTTCTCGGTTTTAATTGGTTTTATGGCGTTATTACGCATTTAAACATTAGTAATAAAAACCCTCATTTTTTAATTTTCACAACTAATTTTTTTCATCAAAATCATCATAAATTATTTCACAAAAATTATGGGTTTTACACCTTTATTTGGGATAAAATATTTAATACAGAGAAAACTAATTGA
- a CDS encoding helix-turn-helix domain-containing protein: MPIIVNLDIILAKRKMKSKDLAEIIGITTANLSILKSGKAKAIRFSTLEAICEALECQPSDILEYEEKTK; this comes from the coding sequence ATGCCAATAATAGTAAACCTAGACATTATACTTGCTAAACGCAAAATGAAAAGCAAAGACTTGGCAGAAATTATTGGTATTACTACTGCTAATCTTTCTATCTTAAAATCAGGAAAAGCTAAAGCAATTCGATTTTCTACTTTGGAAGCCATTTGCGAAGCATTGGAATGCCAACCATCAGATATACTTGAATATGAAGAAAAAACAAAATGA
- a CDS encoding DUF2975 domain-containing protein codes for MKTILKFLNAFIKTLIIILIVEVFGKMYSIILFLVDKPTTFEVHGIDFPTEWSNLNRTIFIISGSILTIFLVYLAFIFRKVITSFSRNNYFSSENVKQLTKVGKGLIFYGIGLFLLSNTKNLYLNELTSYNLGYAFGQSVHKTVPIFICSSFILLIASIIKKGNILQEENELTI; via the coding sequence ATGAAAACAATATTAAAATTTTTAAATGCATTTATTAAAACACTCATTATTATTTTAATTGTAGAAGTTTTTGGAAAGATGTATTCGATAATTCTCTTTTTAGTGGATAAGCCTACAACTTTCGAAGTTCATGGGATTGACTTTCCTACTGAATGGAGTAATCTAAATAGAACTATATTCATAATTTCAGGGAGTATTTTGACTATATTTTTAGTTTATCTTGCTTTTATCTTTAGAAAAGTTATTACATCATTTTCAAGGAACAATTATTTTTCAAGCGAAAATGTAAAACAATTAACTAAAGTAGGTAAAGGATTAATTTTTTATGGAATTGGACTCTTTTTACTAAGCAATACTAAAAACCTTTATTTAAATGAATTAACGTCATACAATTTAGGATATGCTTTTGGGCAATCTGTACATAAAACAGTTCCTATATTTATATGTTCTTCTTTTATTTTGCTTATAGCTTCTATAATAAAGAAAGGAAATATTTTACAAGAAGAGAACGAGCTAACCATATAA
- a CDS encoding thioredoxin family protein produces MKLKTLINIIVLLFLIQIGNAQEVEMITEWKEAKELAEKENKQILIILTGSEWCAPCKKMDKKVIENPEFKKYAEENLIVFLIDLPGGGLVINSKVYQDYEKFKNKYESIALPSLILTENDGTKIRTLKGKMFRLENVMKQLEFE; encoded by the coding sequence ATGAAACTGAAAACATTAATAAATATAATTGTATTGCTATTTCTTATTCAAATTGGAAACGCTCAAGAAGTTGAAATGATTACTGAATGGAAAGAAGCAAAAGAATTGGCAGAAAAAGAAAATAAACAAATTCTAATAATTCTTACTGGAAGTGAATGGTGCGCACCTTGTAAAAAAATGGATAAAAAAGTAATTGAAAATCCTGAATTTAAAAAGTATGCCGAAGAAAATCTCATTGTATTCCTTATAGACCTTCCGGGTGGCGGACTTGTTATTAATAGTAAAGTATATCAGGATTATGAGAAATTTAAAAACAAATACGAATCGATCGCATTACCTTCTCTAATTCTGACTGAAAATGATGGAACAAAAATAAGAACCTTAAAAGGGAAAATGTTTCGACTTGAAAATGTAATGAAACAATTAGAATTTGAATAA
- the map gene encoding type I methionyl aminopeptidase produces the protein MSITKESELIGMKKVSEVVGTTLKLMKEYAKVGMSTKELDEYGAEILKSYGAKSAPYETYEFPGYACISVNEEAAHGIPSDKKILKEGDLINIDVSAELNGFWSDNGGSFVLGKDIHNHQPLVDASKNILQKAISNIKGGVKIADIGHLIETEAKKSGFKVIKNLAGHGVGRSLHEEPENILNYRVKTNRERFKKNTTVAIETFISTKSTVAVELNDGWTLVGNKGGYVTQHEQTILITDKNPIILTASNGMWN, from the coding sequence ATGTCAATAACAAAAGAATCAGAATTAATCGGAATGAAAAAAGTTAGTGAAGTTGTTGGAACTACACTAAAACTCATGAAAGAATACGCTAAAGTTGGTATGTCAACTAAAGAATTAGATGAATATGGTGCTGAAATTTTAAAAAGTTATGGGGCCAAATCAGCACCTTATGAAACGTATGAATTTCCTGGATATGCTTGTATAAGTGTAAATGAAGAAGCTGCTCATGGGATTCCATCTGACAAAAAAATATTGAAAGAAGGTGACTTGATAAACATTGATGTTTCAGCCGAATTAAATGGATTTTGGTCTGATAATGGAGGTTCTTTTGTACTTGGTAAGGATATTCATAATCATCAACCTCTTGTAGATGCGTCTAAAAATATTTTACAAAAAGCTATTAGCAATATAAAAGGTGGTGTAAAAATAGCCGACATTGGACATTTAATAGAAACGGAAGCAAAAAAATCTGGATTTAAAGTTATTAAAAACTTAGCTGGACATGGCGTTGGAAGAAGTTTGCATGAAGAACCAGAAAACATTTTAAACTACCGAGTTAAAACAAATCGAGAAAGATTTAAAAAAAATACAACAGTAGCTATTGAAACATTTATCTCTACAAAATCGACAGTTGCGGTAGAATTAAATGATGGCTGGACTTTAGTTGGGAATAAAGGAGGATATGTTACTCAACACGAACAGACGATATTGATTACAGACAAGAATCCTATCATTTTAACAGCATCAAATGGAATGTGGAATTAA
- a CDS encoding flavin monoamine oxidase family protein yields MKQNERIIIIGAGLSGLTLAYLLSKKNVYATVLEASNRCGGRIQTIKGENETPMELGATWFSDIHPNLISLLDELELKKFPQYSKGKSLFQTKSFEPAQEFYIPEAETPSYRIAGGTEHLISTLYEKIDAEHIKLKTKVVCIEDIENELIVHSNKGEKFIADKVILCLPVQLVGSQIKFIPELPNNISAVLPTVQTWMAGSIKFVLEYSEPFWRRNGYSGMLYSHVGIVSEMYDHTNFEEDKFGFTGFLNGSSSTYTKALRKALVLKQLEELLGEDASTPLTYSEKIWTDDFILNGNRLINIPHQNNGHPVFKETYMGDKLYFSGTESTDEFSGYMEGAILSALNTLKKIRE; encoded by the coding sequence ATGAAACAAAACGAAAGAATCATCATCATTGGTGCTGGACTTAGCGGTCTTACCTTGGCATATTTATTATCAAAAAAGAATGTGTATGCAACAGTCTTAGAAGCTTCGAATAGATGTGGTGGGAGAATACAAACCATAAAAGGAGAAAATGAAACACCGATGGAATTAGGGGCAACTTGGTTCTCTGATATACATCCCAACTTAATTTCCTTATTGGATGAATTAGAATTAAAAAAATTCCCCCAATACTCTAAAGGAAAATCTTTATTTCAAACCAAATCATTTGAACCCGCTCAGGAATTTTATATACCTGAAGCCGAAACGCCATCTTATAGAATTGCAGGCGGAACGGAGCATTTAATAAGCACTCTATATGAAAAAATAGATGCTGAACACATTAAATTAAAAACTAAAGTTGTTTGCATTGAAGACATTGAAAATGAATTAATAGTGCATTCCAATAAAGGAGAAAAATTTATAGCTGATAAAGTTATCTTATGCTTACCTGTTCAGTTGGTGGGGTCGCAAATTAAATTTATCCCTGAACTGCCTAACAATATTTCAGCTGTACTTCCAACGGTTCAAACTTGGATGGCGGGATCCATTAAATTTGTTTTAGAATATTCGGAACCATTTTGGAGAAGAAACGGATACTCCGGAATGTTGTACAGTCATGTAGGAATTGTTTCTGAAATGTACGACCATACTAATTTTGAAGAAGATAAATTTGGTTTTACAGGTTTCTTAAATGGTAGTTCATCAACCTATACTAAAGCACTCAGAAAGGCACTTGTATTAAAGCAATTAGAGGAGCTTTTAGGAGAAGATGCCTCGACTCCCTTAACTTACTCTGAAAAAATATGGACAGACGACTTTATTCTAAATGGTAATCGATTAATTAATATACCACATCAAAATAACGGACATCCGGTATTTAAGGAAACCTATATGGGTGATAAATTATATTTTTCTGGGACAGAATCCACCGATGAATTCTCTGGCTATATGGAAGGAGCAATACTTTCTGCGCTAAACACTTTAAAAAAAATACGAGAATAA
- a CDS encoding AraC family transcriptional regulator: MVLSIGKYVAPLFVSYKHYVNEIAINFTPTGINYFFDENFSDIAKCPIQEIGDSEITEFSKVLFNTHKENRIESLESFLEQRFRKKNIQLVEQVIPIIECDKALKFKNICKELNVSERNINRLFHKYIGYSPKDYKKIICFRKAIKEKIKRLTKLFKIIAKLVLYQDSVHKTIRLLTL; this comes from the coding sequence GTGGTTTTGTCAATAGGGAAATACGTTGCGCCTTTATTTGTTAGTTACAAACATTATGTAAATGAAATTGCAATTAATTTCACGCCAACAGGAATCAACTATTTCTTTGATGAAAATTTCTCAGACATTGCAAAATGTCCAATTCAAGAAATTGGAGATTCTGAGATTACTGAATTTTCAAAAGTTTTGTTCAATACACATAAAGAAAATAGGATTGAAAGCTTAGAATCTTTTTTAGAACAGAGATTTAGAAAAAAGAACATTCAATTAGTTGAGCAAGTTATACCAATAATTGAATGTGATAAAGCATTAAAATTTAAGAACATTTGTAAAGAACTTAATGTGTCTGAAAGAAATATAAACCGATTATTTCATAAGTATATTGGTTATTCTCCAAAGGATTATAAGAAAATAATATGTTTTAGAAAAGCGATAAAAGAAAAGATAAAACGCTTAACAAAATTGTTTAAAATAATTGCTAAATTAGTGCTTTATCAAGATTCTGTACACAAAACCATAAGGCTACTTACACTATAA